The Pongo pygmaeus isolate AG05252 chromosome 18, NHGRI_mPonPyg2-v2.0_pri, whole genome shotgun sequence DNA window GAAGGCGCCCATTGTCCATTATTTTATTAACTATTTCTTGGCCGTCAGCTCTGTGTAAGATTTTGTTCTACAGCAGTGACAAGAGCTGCCCTCGGGCAGTTCAGTGCAAAGGTTGGGGTGGGAGAGACTAATGAGAGCCATAAAGACGAAGCAAGTAACATAAAGTATTCAGGAAAAGGAGCGGATGGGGAAGTACATAAGAGGtgcaatttaattttatatttttagagacagggtcttgctcttttgccggggctgtagtgcagtggagtgatcatagctcactgcagcctccaactcctgggttcaggcgatcctcccacctcagcctcccccataGCTGgttctacaggcatgtgccaccatgcccggcttatcaGAGCTGCAATTTTAAATCGGGAGCCTGGGAAGACCGCCCTGTGGAGGTGGCAGGTTATCAAGACAGAAGTTGTAGAGAAGAACCTTCCAGTCAAAGGGAAAAGGCAGGTCCTGCTGTGCTCAGGAATGGCCAGAACTACTATCATCCCATCTTAGAGATGGGGACAGGGCCGCAAAAGTGTCAGGGCGTTTCCTGATTCCTCAACAAACAGCTGGATCCGAAGTCGTCTGGAAGATCGAGCCTCCGTGCCCGGGGCGGACCTCACCTGGAGCGCGTGGGCGCGCAGGGCGCACAGGCCTCTAGGTCCCAGGGTCCGGCTCAGGCTCAGGCTTGGAGTCAGCAATGGGACCTGCGCGGCGCCCTGGGGCAGAGGAGGCCCGAAGGCCAGTGGCCAGTGCGGTGCGGCGGGAGGAGGTCGGGGCGCAGCAGGAAAGGGAGGCCCGCACAGAGCGAGGGTGCCAGGCCCACTCCAACCGCGGCAGGGTAGGGGGGCATCAGGGCGGCTCCGGGCGGGTGTCGGACCCTAAACCCCGGCCACTAGCGGCCGCCCGGTCTTCTTCCTTACTCGAAGGGCGGCACGGCGGGCGGGAAGCTGTGCACCAAGAGCGCTATCTCCCTGGGGAGGAGAACGGGAATATCCCGCCGCGCTCCACCGCGAGTCCCTTCCAATCCCACCCGAAAGCGAGGTGCTCATTCCCGGCTTCAGCAGAGTCCCAGGCCCCGCCCCTGCCTGAAGTCACGCCCCCTGCACCTGTCCACCTcaggccctgcctccctcccaggtACCCACCCACCTGTCCcccatcctctccctcctgcGCTCCATCCGACCCCAGCGTGCCCACCAAGACCCCTacgctggactccagcctgggtcatcACCCCGCCCCAGCCCGCTCCTTCCGGGAATTCCACCGCCGAGATTCCCAGCGCACTGGCTCCCCGTCACGCGCCTCCTCTGCGACAGGCCTCGTCCCCTCCCCAGACGCCCCACCCTTGTCACAGGCCTGGCGGGTCCCTCTCATCAGGCCTGTGCCTCGCGGGGTCCGCcgccttctccaggaagccttcctcaaGCCACAGAGACCCTCCCCGTCTCACCAggcgtgcaatggcgcgattCAGCTCGCTGCAACCACTGCCCTGACCcccggggctcaagcgattctcctgcctcagcctccccaagtagctggaattacaggtacgtgccaccatgcccggctaatttttgtatttctagtagagacggggtttcaccatgttggccaggctgttctcaaagaacacctgacctcaagtgatccgaccacttgaggcctcccaaagtgctgagattacaggcgtgagcgactgcgcccggcctggaccCTGTCTTTTGTGAGGCCCCCATTGTGCTGCTGGACCCGACAAGCAGGGCTGACAGTGAACCCCACGTAGACGCGGTCCTGGTGACAGGAGTTCAGGCAGTAGAGCAGGTAGACGCTGAAGAAGCGCCTCCATCTCTCAGGAACCCCGCGGGATCCTTCGAATTTTAGGAAATTCTCATTAAATACACTTCTGGGTCAGCACCGACATCAGGAAGAGAACCTGACCAGCACCTCGGAACCCGCTTTGTCCCTCCCTGGTTCCTCCCTCTGGGTGCCAGCTGTGCTGCCATCTCACCCATCTGTAGTTGAGCACAGCAGCCCTTGTAGGACACCTGGCCGATCGGGTCACAGTCCTGCTGGGCCCTCGGGCTCACTTGGGAGCTCGAGGCTCCCAGGGGCTCCTTCCCACAGCTCAGTGCAGCATGCTGGGGGGTCAGGGCCAGTCCCTGTGCCTGGGGTCTcaggcctcccttccttcccacagcAGCCAAGATCGCGGGTCTCTACGATGACTCGGAGCCACCCCGGAAGACCGTGCGCAGAGGGGTGCTGATGACCCTGCTGCAGCAGTCGGCCATGACCCTGCCCCTGTGGATCGGGAAGCCTGGTGACAAGTGAGGGCAGCAGCTGCGAGGGAAGGACTGGTGCCCAGGGGCTGGGACTGACCCTTTGTTCCACTCACAGGCCCCCACCCCTCTGTGGGGCCATCTCCGCCTCAGGAGACTATGTGGCCAGACCTGGAGACAAGGTGACTGCCCGGGTGAAGGCCGTGGATGGGGACGAGCAGTGGATCCTGGCTGAGGTGATCAGTTACAGCCACACCACCAACAAGTGAGTGACACCAGCCCCGGGGCTGTTCTCTGGTCACTGCACCTGCCTGGGCTGCCGCTCTGCTTCCTGTCTGCACAGCGGGAGAAAAGCTCCCCAGACGGTGCTGCGGGCGGGGCCGGCTGTGCAGGGACCACCGGGTCCTCGCCCTGCCCCCATCCTCCGCACTCCCCCACAGGGACTATGCCCCTGGCTGCATCCAGCGTTTTCCTCCTTTTGTCCACAGGTATGAGGTAGATGACATCGATGAAGAAGGCAAAGAGTGAGTGTCCAGGCCAGGGCAGGTCATGGAGCCTGGGGCAGCATAACAGCTGGGAAGGACCATCCCCACCCAGCCACAGGCTGACACAAGACCCTCAACCACCAGGAGACACAGCATGAGCTGGCGCCGAATCATCCCGCTGCCCCAGTGGAAGGTCAACCCGGAGACACCCTGAGGCCTTGTTCCAGAAGGAGCAGCTCGTGCTGGCCCTGTATCCCCAGACCACCTGCTTCTACCGTGC harbors:
- the LOC129015836 gene encoding proline-rich protein 36-like isoform X2 is translated as MGPARRPGAEEARRPVASAVRREEVGAQQEREARTERGCQAHSNRGRVGGHQGGSGRVSDPKPRPLAAARSSSLLEGRHGGREAVHQERYLPGEENGNIPPRSTASPFQSHPKARCSFPASAESQAPPLPEVTPPAPVHLRPCLPPRYPPTCPPSSPSCAPSDPSVPTKTPTLDSSLGHHPAPARSFREFHRRDSQRTGSPSRASSATGLVPSPDAPPLSQAWRVPLIRPVPRGVRRLLQEAFLKPQRPSPSHQACNGAIQLAATTALTPGAQAILLPQPPQVAGITAAKIAGLYDDSEPPRKTVRRGVLMTLLQQSAMTLPLWIGKPGPHPSVGPSPPQETMWPDLETR
- the LOC129015836 gene encoding proline-rich protein 36-like isoform X1 — protein: MGPARRPGAEEARRPVASAVRREEVGAQQEREARTERGCQAHSNRGRVGGHQGGSGRVSDPKPRPLAAARSSSLLEGRHGGREAVHQERYLPGEENGNIPPRSTASPFQSHPKARCSFPASAESQAPPLPEVTPPAPVHLRPCLPPRYPPTCPPSSPSCAPSDPSVPTKTPTLDSSLGHHPAPARSFREFHRRDSQRTGSPSRASSATGLVPSPDAPPLSQAWRVPLIRPVPRGVRRLLQEAFLKPQRPSPSHQACNGAIQLAATTALTPGAQAILLPQPPQVAGITAAKIAGLYDDSEPPRKTVRRGVLMTLLQQSAMTLPLWIGKPGDKPPPLCGAISASGDYVARPGDKVTARVKAVDGDEQWILAEVISYSHTTNKYEVDDIDEEGKERHSMSWRRIIPLPQWKVNPETP
- the LOC129015836 gene encoding uncharacterized protein LOC129015836 isoform X3, coding for MGPARRPGAEEARRPVASAVRREEVGAQQEREARTERGCQAHSNRGRVGGHQGGSGRVSDPKPRPLAAARSSSLLEGRHGGREAVHQERYLPGEENGNIPPRSTASPFQSHPKARCSFPASAESQAPPLPEVTPPAPVHLRPCLPPRPVPRGVRRLLQEAFLKPQRPSPSHQACNGAIQLAATTALTPGAQAILLPQPPQVAGITAAKIAGLYDDSEPPRKTVRRGVLMTLLQQSAMTLPLWIGKPGDKPPPLCGAISASGDYVARPGDKVTARVKAVDGDEQWILAEVISYSHTTNKYEVDDIDEEGKERHSMSWRRIIPLPQWKVNPETP